The window GGGAATTTGAACGATGAAATGGCGCTACACCAAGGAAGAAATGGAAAGGTACTTCAACGACCCTGAATACCGGAAGTCGTCAAGAAGGAAGAAGAAGGAATTGACAAGAAACAATCGCGCGGTAAGACTCGGTGCGCTGATAGCGGTCGTAGTGCTATTTATCGGCTATGTAGTGTATGTGGTCAGCGGCCTTCCTTCGCTCGAGGAGCTCGAGAATCCAAAACCGGAGCTGGCAACAAGAGTGATTTCCGCCGACGGGCAAGTGATAGACCAGTTCTTCCTGACGAATCGCGCGGCCGTCGATGTCAACGAGGTCCCGCATTATGTTATCGACGCTCTGATTTCAACTGAGGACAAGAAATTCTACTCGCATTGGGGGATCGACCCGATTAGGATATTGAGCGCGATGGCGATCGACGTCGTCCATCTTAGAGCCAAAGAGGGCGCGAGCACGATTACTCAGCAGCTTGCCCGAAACCTTTACCTATCGCAGGAAGTCTCACTGACGAGAAAAATCAGAGAAGCCGTTACCGCAGTTCAGATCGAGCGCACTTACACGAAACAAGAAATTCTTGCAATGTATTTGAATGTCGCCTACTTCGGGAGGGGCGTCTATGGCCTTGAATCCGCGTCGCAACTTTATTTCGACAAATCATCTTCCGACCTTACGCTCCCGCAAGCGGCGCTATTGATTGGAATGCTCCGCTCACCGGGTAGATACGACCCGCTTGAGCATCCGAGCCGCGCGCTGACGGTGAGAGACGTCGTGTTGAAGAACTTATTTGAAGATGGAAAGATCTCCGATACGACTTACGAAGACGCGAAGAAGATGCCGCTTGATGTAAAATACCATGGCCCATCGACGGGTCTCGCTCCGCATTTTGTCGAGATGATAAGGCAGGACCTGGAAAAGAAAGCAGAGAAATACGGTTTCGACATCTACCGGGACGGTCTTACCGTCTACACCACTCTCGATTCGAGGATGCAGGCGTACGCTGATAGTGCAGTGGACCAGCATATCCGCGATTATCAGAAACTTTTCGATTCGAGGTGGGACTGGACCACAAACCAGGCGACTCTCCATACAGCCATCGACAAGGCGATAAAGGAACTTCCGCAGTACCGTGATGCCGTGAGTGAGGACGAGCGGAATATGATCTACAGCACTCTTGAAACGAGCCAATCGTTCATTGATTCCGTCAAGAAGGCTGAACAGACAATTCAAGTCGGTTTTGTCTGCATCGATCCGAAGACAGGCTACATAAAAGCTCTTGTAGGCGCCTCGAACTACCGGCAGTTCCGTTATGGGCTGAATCATGTCACACAGATAGAGCGTCAGCCGGGATCGGCGTTTAAGCCGTTCATTTACTCCGTGGCAATTGATAATGGATACGCGCCCTCTTATAAACTTCTCAATCAGCCTGTGACGATCGTAATGCCTGACGGCACGCGGTGGTCGCCGAGAAACGCGGACGGGTCGTTCGGCGGTGAGGTGACGATTCGGGAAGCGCTTGCGCGTTCGATTAATGTCGTTTCGGTGCGTGCCATCCAGGAAATCGCGCCGGTAAACCAGGTGATTGATTACGCGCACCGAATGGGAATCTCAACTTACATTCCGCCGTATGCTTCGATCGCGATGGGAACCAATATGGTCATACCGATTCAACTGGTCTCCGCATTTGGAGTTTTTTCCGACGAGGGCGTTCTCACAAAACCGATCGCAATTTTGAGAATCGAAGACAAGAATGGAAACGTGATCGAGCAGAACCAGACTCAATCCACGGAGGTCCTGAGCAAGCAGACCGCGTACCTGATGACAGACATGTTGAGAGGCGTGGTTAACGGTGGAACCGGTTCACGCGTGCGAAGCTCGTTCTTCCTTGACGCAGCCGGAAAGACAGGCACGACTCAGGATTTCGGCGACGCGTGGTTTGTAGGCTACACTCCACAACTTGTGGCGGGAGTATGGGTCGGGTTCGACGACGACAGAATTCATTTCACGGATTGGGATGGTCAAGGCGGACGCGCCGCGGCCCCAATCTGGGGAATGTTCATGAAGTATGCTTACGACGACCGTGACATCGGACTGCCTATCAGCTCTTTTGTGCAGCCAGACGGCGTGGTAAGCGCGACGATCTGTGTTCAAACCGGAAAGATCGCTACCGAGTTCTGCCCGCAGAAGGTCCAGGAGATCTTTAACGCGAAGTACCTTCCCCCTGTTTGCGATGTGCACACATCACCTAATCAGCAGGCAGTATCGCAGCCTGATGGAAGAATAGGTTACTGAGGCAGACTTAAGTTAACAAGGCCGCAGGGCGCGATTAGAAGAGGCCTCTATATGCGCCGCCATCGAATTGTATAGTTGCTCCGGTGATGTAACCGTTCTTCTCGGAACAAAGGAAAGCAACAACGCTCGCGAATTCTTCAGGCGTTCCAAGTCTTCCCATCGGAATCTCCTTGACGATGTTCTGTAAGGCCGCCTCTTTTGTAATGCCCCTCTTTGCAGCAGTTTCTTCCAGAAGGTAATCCACTCGCTTTGTAGATACGTAGTATGGTGCGATGTTGTTTATGAGGATGTTGTCTTTCGCGACTTGCTGCGAAACCGATTTTGCAAAACCGACAACCGCGGCGCGAACGGAATTGGACAGGAGAAGATTATCCGCCGGTTGTTTGACAGTCAGTGAAGTTATGTTGACTATTCGTCCCCACTTTTGCTTCTGCATAATTGGGAGAGACTTCCTGATGAGCCGAACAGTACTCATGAGGTTCAAGTCAATTGCGTTGAGCCACTGTTCGTCGTTGAAGTCCGCTAAGTTTCCCGCCGGCGGCCCTCCTGCGTTGGCGACAAGCACATGGACACTACCCAACTCTTTTTCGACTTGATCGAATAATTTCTCAATGTCTTCAGGTTTTGTAAGGTCGCACTGAAGAGCGACAGGCGTTCTCCCGGTGGCACTCTTTATCTCTTCCGTTGCATCGTGGAGATTTTGTTTATGACGGCCGTTAATGACCACATTGGCGCCTTCACTGGAAAGTGCTAGCGCCACCGCCTTTCCAAGACCCTTCGTGGACGCCGCCACTATTGCTGTCTTTCCTCTTAGTCCGAGATCCATTCTTAGGCTCCTTACGTCGTATCGAAGATTTTTTTTGCGATCAGTATTGCTTCCTTTGCCGCGTCAATAGTGAGGAAGGTGAAATCAGAACTATGAAGATAATTCCACGCCTAATTCACATGCGAAATTATTTCGGGAGATTCAAACTTTCAAGTATTGAATACCCGCGAAAAGCGTACTCGATATCAGAAAAGAACATTTCGTGGACAGCGCTAAGCAGCTCGAGTCAGGATGATTGGATCGCTACACGCGCTCGCAATCGACCGTAACGAAAGGGACTTGCATGGAAAAGGCGCCGGTTCTCATTGCAGAGTCGTTGATTTCGTTTTCCACCTTCCGAAAGACACTTTCCCGGATATCGCTCGGGACGAGCTTCTTCCAGCTTTCTCCGAACGCAAGCCTGATAAAAAAATGATTCAACATGGCGGATCCATCGCTGAATCTGTAACTGAAGCAATCTTCCCGGAGAGAGTTCACCTTGAAACCCGACCCATTAAGTCGCCGTTTGATTTCATCGATTGGGCGTCGTTTCAGGTAAATGTGGTCGGAAATAATTCTGTCGCCGTCTTTCAATTGGGCATCTCCCAGGGCGCTCCTTAGCACTTCGTAAAATTCGATGAACGTCTTTTCCGTATTCATGGTGAACACGAACTGTCCGCCCTTTTTCAATACACGTCCACATTCTTCGAGCGTCCTGCCGAGATCCTCGACATTGTTTATGCCGTTATTGGAGACGATCATATCGAAAAGGGAATCCGCGAATGGCATATCTTCCGCAGTTCCCTCCACGACGTGAATGTTCCTCACGCCGCATACATCACACTTCTGTCGTATTCTTTTGCAGCCCTCGTGCCATGGATCGATTCCGGTCAGCAGTGATGTCTCTCCGAGGCGCATCGCGAGCTCCACAATCGGGAAACCTAACCCGGACCCGATGTCCAGCACTCTCAAGTGCTTCCCGTAATGGACGGCGTCGAGCAGCGCAAGTCCGAACGGTGCCGACCACAAAGAAAGCTCATCGATCATTGAAACCAATTCCGGATCTTCGAGGCTGAGGGTGGGTTTGGGATCAGTCGTCATTCCGACATCCTATTTATCGGATAAAGGAGTCGCAATCTGGTCAATTGAAAGCATGCTCCCTTGACCCATGTCGTTGAACACCTGAAGCCTCACGTTGTTTCCCTCCTTGAACCACTTCAGGCTTTGAACGAACGGTCCCTCGGGCGTGCTGATGTTGGACGACATTGTGAGTGTATCGCCCGAAAAGGCCCCGGTGTATTCGGGCCTGTCTCCAAAATTGTTGTACATCGTCAATACGTATTTCCCGGATCTCGATTCATATCCGAGGATGCCGAATCCTTTGTATTGCCCGAGCCCCGGATTGTTTTCCGTTGCATCCAGGAACACAAACATCGAGTCGAGCCCCCAGCGGAGTGTGGAGGTGCCTGATCCCACGATAGGTTCACCCGAGTTCGGATCCATATAGACTTTGGTTTGGGTTGAAAAATGCCCTGTCAGGAAACTGAGTTTCGCGAGCTCGGGGCCGAAGACCGGTTTTGCCATCTGGCACTGAGACTGGACGGCCAGCAACGCTATAACCGTCACCGAAAGCGCAAAATATTTTGACATGAATCCTCCTAATTATTCGTGTCTACTGAATTGGGTTGGAGGCCCGACCTCTGCTCGTCAGTTGGGTTCGTTCGGGAAGTTCCCTTCGATCAAATGACGACTCCTGCCTCCTTGTGTTTTGATGAAAGTATCAAGAAGGTAGTCGAGAATCAAGTTTTTCAGCCGAAGGCCGGAGGAGTTGTCTCTGCGATGAATTTTTCGTAAAGTTTGAACAAATGTCCGTAAAGTAAATCATTCATTAAAGGAGAACGCATGGGCAAAAAGGACCCGAGAGTTGACGCTTACATTGCAAAGTCGGAAAAGTTCGCGCAACCTATCCTGATTCATTTGCGGAAGATCGTAGATCGCGCGTGTCCCGATGTTGTGGAAACCATCAAGTGGAACATGCCCATCTTCGAGTACAAGGGCATCCTTTGCAACATGGCCTCATTTAAGAATCACTGCGCCTTCGGGTTCTGGAAGGGCAAGTTGATTTTCGGCAACAAGCGTGCGAAAGAAGAAACCCAGGCAATGGGGAGCTTTGGAAAAATTGGATCGGTTCAAGATCTTCCTTCCGAAAAGATAATTGCATCGTACATCAAGAAAGCAATGGAGCTGAACGAAGTCGGAATCAAAACTCCAGCACGAAGAAAGGCGGGTCTCGAAGTCGAATCAATTCCTCCGGCCTATTTCATGGATGCACTGAAGAAGAATAAGATGGCGCTCGAGACCTACGAGAAATTCAGTCCCGGCAATAAGAGAGAGTATGTAATGTGGATTCTCGAAGCTAAGACGGATGAGACTAGAAACAAGCGATTGAAAACTGCGATCGAATGGATGGCAGAAGGGAAAATCAGAAACTGGAAGTACGTAAAGAAATGATACGCGCGCGGCGGCTCAGCTGACTGACAGCAAGAACGACCGGGATCGCCTATCTGCAATTCCAAATTGCAATGGAGTTCTCGGACGAATCAGGCCGTGGGCTTTTCTCGTTGATTGTTTTCGCCCCTTTTTTTATATTTTTCCGTCCAGAATACACATCTTGAGGCAAACTGTTGAATCTCGAGCTTATTGGGTTTTTAATTCTCGCTGCTGTTGCAATAATTTCTGCCGTCCTGATGATCACCCGCCGGAACCCCGTTGCGAGTGCGCTGTATCTGGTACTGAACTTCTTCGTGATTGCAGTGCTTTATCTCTTTCTGCGCGCTCAGTTCATTGCGATCATCCAGATCACAGTCTACGCCGGCGCCATCATGGTACTCTTTCTCTTTGTGATAATGCTGCTCAACCTGGGAGATGAAAGACTTTCTCGCTGGAAGCCGACTACCGCGAATACAGTCGCGACCCTTCTCTGTGTCGCCTTTCTCATAGAGATTTTATATTTCGTGAGAGCCTACACTTCCAAGGGACCAATATCGTCTCAAGCGGAGACTCTCGGTACGGTAGAAGCGATAGGCAAGGTCCTGTTCGGCAATTACCTATTCCCATTCGAAATTACTTCGTTCCTCCTACTGGCAGCAATAGTGGGAGCGGTTTTGCTTGCAAAGAAAAAATTCGATTAAATGATACCACTGTCATACTATATAGGTCTAAGTGCAGTTCTCTTCTCGATCGGAGTAGTCGGCGTTCTGACTTTGCGGAATGCTATCGTGATTTTCATGTCCATCGAGTTGATGCTGAATTCGGTCAATCTATCGTTGATCGCTTTTTCGGCATATTCCGGCGACCCCGCGGGACAAATTCTCGTTTTCTTCGTCATCGCGGTTGCGGCGGCCGAATCCGCCGTTGGACTCGCGATAATCATCGCGCTCTTCCGTAACAGACTCACGGTCAACATCGACGAAGTAAATATTCTGAAATGGTAAATCGTCGCGAGGGTTTGATCGGACCAGGCTCCATCGGACAATCGGCTCCTAATTAAGGATATGTCATGCAGAACCTCGTAATATATATTGTCGCGCTTCCGATCTTAGGCGTACTAATAAACGGTTTGTTCGGTGCGATCATCCAGAAGAAACTCGGGGAAAAAGTTGTTGGGCTCATTGGGAGTGCGACAATAGCTCTTTCTTTCGCCTGCGCAGTCGTGATCCTTATCGATTTGCTCGGCGAACCTGCCGGCCAACGAAACCATATCTTCAATTTGTACACTTGGATCGCGGCGGGCGGGATATCGGCCAGCGTTTCATATCTTATCGATCCCCTGTCAATAGTCATGCTCCTCGTCGTTACAGGAGTGAGTTTTCTGATTCACGTCTACTCAATCGGCTACATGCACGGCGACAGGGGCTGCTTTAGGTTTTTCACCTACCTGAATCTCTTCGTCTTCTCGATGCTGAATCTAATCCTTGCGGACAATT of the Candidatus Kryptoniota bacterium genome contains:
- a CDS encoding PBP1A family penicillin-binding protein; this translates as MKWRYTKEEMERYFNDPEYRKSSRRKKKELTRNNRAVRLGALIAVVVLFIGYVVYVVSGLPSLEELENPKPELATRVISADGQVIDQFFLTNRAAVDVNEVPHYVIDALISTEDKKFYSHWGIDPIRILSAMAIDVVHLRAKEGASTITQQLARNLYLSQEVSLTRKIREAVTAVQIERTYTKQEILAMYLNVAYFGRGVYGLESASQLYFDKSSSDLTLPQAALLIGMLRSPGRYDPLEHPSRALTVRDVVLKNLFEDGKISDTTYEDAKKMPLDVKYHGPSTGLAPHFVEMIRQDLEKKAEKYGFDIYRDGLTVYTTLDSRMQAYADSAVDQHIRDYQKLFDSRWDWTTNQATLHTAIDKAIKELPQYRDAVSEDERNMIYSTLETSQSFIDSVKKAEQTIQVGFVCIDPKTGYIKALVGASNYRQFRYGLNHVTQIERQPGSAFKPFIYSVAIDNGYAPSYKLLNQPVTIVMPDGTRWSPRNADGSFGGEVTIREALARSINVVSVRAIQEIAPVNQVIDYAHRMGISTYIPPYASIAMGTNMVIPIQLVSAFGVFSDEGVLTKPIAILRIEDKNGNVIEQNQTQSTEVLSKQTAYLMTDMLRGVVNGGTGSRVRSSFFLDAAGKTGTTQDFGDAWFVGYTPQLVAGVWVGFDDDRIHFTDWDGQGGRAAAPIWGMFMKYAYDDRDIGLPISSFVQPDGVVSATICVQTGKIATEFCPQKVQEIFNAKYLPPVCDVHTSPNQQAVSQPDGRIGY
- a CDS encoding SDR family oxidoreductase, producing MDLGLRGKTAIVAASTKGLGKAVALALSSEGANVVINGRHKQNLHDATEEIKSATGRTPVALQCDLTKPEDIEKLFDQVEKELGSVHVLVANAGGPPAGNLADFNDEQWLNAIDLNLMSTVRLIRKSLPIMQKQKWGRIVNITSLTVKQPADNLLLSNSVRAAVVGFAKSVSQQVAKDNILINNIAPYYVSTKRVDYLLEETAAKRGITKEAALQNIVKEIPMGRLGTPEEFASVVAFLCSEKNGYITGATIQFDGGAYRGLF
- a CDS encoding class I SAM-dependent methyltransferase, translated to MTTDPKPTLSLEDPELVSMIDELSLWSAPFGLALLDAVHYGKHLRVLDIGSGLGFPIVELAMRLGETSLLTGIDPWHEGCKRIRQKCDVCGVRNIHVVEGTAEDMPFADSLFDMIVSNNGINNVEDLGRTLEECGRVLKKGGQFVFTMNTEKTFIEFYEVLRSALGDAQLKDGDRIISDHIYLKRRPIDEIKRRLNGSGFKVNSLREDCFSYRFSDGSAMLNHFFIRLAFGESWKKLVPSDIRESVFRKVENEINDSAMRTGAFSMQVPFVTVDCERV
- a CDS encoding DUF1579 family protein; the protein is MSKYFALSVTVIALLAVQSQCQMAKPVFGPELAKLSFLTGHFSTQTKVYMDPNSGEPIVGSGTSTLRWGLDSMFVFLDATENNPGLGQYKGFGILGYESRSGKYVLTMYNNFGDRPEYTGAFSGDTLTMSSNISTPEGPFVQSLKWFKEGNNVRLQVFNDMGQGSMLSIDQIATPLSDK
- a CDS encoding YdeI/OmpD-associated family protein — encoded protein: MGKKDPRVDAYIAKSEKFAQPILIHLRKIVDRACPDVVETIKWNMPIFEYKGILCNMASFKNHCAFGFWKGKLIFGNKRAKEETQAMGSFGKIGSVQDLPSEKIIASYIKKAMELNEVGIKTPARRKAGLEVESIPPAYFMDALKKNKMALETYEKFSPGNKREYVMWILEAKTDETRNKRLKTAIEWMAEGKIRNWKYVKK
- a CDS encoding NADH-quinone oxidoreductase subunit J, which encodes MNLELIGFLILAAVAIISAVLMITRRNPVASALYLVLNFFVIAVLYLFLRAQFIAIIQITVYAGAIMVLFLFVIMLLNLGDERLSRWKPTTANTVATLLCVAFLIEILYFVRAYTSKGPISSQAETLGTVEAIGKVLFGNYLFPFEITSFLLLAAIVGAVLLAKKKFD
- the nuoK gene encoding NADH-quinone oxidoreductase subunit NuoK, producing MIPLSYYIGLSAVLFSIGVVGVLTLRNAIVIFMSIELMLNSVNLSLIAFSAYSGDPAGQILVFFVIAVAAAESAVGLAIIIALFRNRLTVNIDEVNILKW